In the genome of Mytilus edulis chromosome 3, xbMytEdul2.2, whole genome shotgun sequence, one region contains:
- the LOC139515167 gene encoding uncharacterized protein produces the protein MDEEVNNLLTPIYYNIGNPSSFSSASKLYHIVNADGKKIGYHKIKRWLNAQDNYSLQKTPRRSFRRLRVYTTGIGNLMDVDLMQVSNLSQWNSGYNFILVAIDCFSRRLWMQPSKSKKGVDIAKAFEKILQTAKVDKIRSDVDGCFKSKVVQKLFKERGVRHFVTKNEIKANYAKRVIQTIKNKFYRYFTKKRTYRYIDNLQKFVKSYNATPHRSLNYIAPNDVTPENEADVWVQQYLNKKKSPDKTSRPNTKNPQKLKTEADLKRKRKLQRRKSYKFKIGSLVRIFKVVRRLKKQSIKIYKLSSFYNDEEISGEYYSTELQAVDKSDESLWVVEKVLKKRKRRGKTEFLCKFQGWPDKYNQYIPEEDIQTLS, from the coding sequence ATGGATGAAGAAGTGAACAATCTTTTGACACCAATTTATTACAATATAGGAAATCCGAGTTCTTTTTCCTCAGCTAGCAAACTTTATCACATTGTTAATGCGgatgggaaaaaaattggttaccACAAGATAAAGAGATGGTTAAATGCACAAGACAATTATTCCTTACAAAAAACTCCCAGGCGTTCTTTTAGAAGATTACGTGTGTATACAACAGGAATTGGTAACTTAATGGACGTCGACCTAATGCAAGTAAGTAATTTATCACAATGGAACTCTGGATATAATTTTATACTAGTTGCCATCGATTGCTTTAGTCGACGTCTTTGGATGCAACCATCAAAGAGTAAAAAAGGTGTTGACATAGCCAAAGCTTTTGAAAAAATTCTGCAAACAGCAAAGGTAGACAAGATCCGCTCGGACGTTGATGGATGTTTCAAGTCAAAGGTTGTTCAAAAACTTTTCAAGGAAAGAGGAGTGCGACATTTTGTAACTAAGAACGAGATAAAAGCAAACTATGCTAAGCGTGTGATAcaaaccataaaaaataaattttatcgtTACTTTACTAAAAAGAGAACGTATCGGTACATTgacaatttacaaaaatttgtAAAGAGCTACAATGCAACACCACACAGGTCCCTAAACTATATTGCACCCAACGACGTTACACCGGAAAACGAAGCGGATGTATGGGTTCAACAAtacttgaataaaaagaaatctcCTGATAAGACGAGtcgaccaaataccaaaaacccACAAAAACTTAAAACCGAAGCAGATTTGAAGAGAAAAAGAAAATTGCAACGGCGGAAGAGTTACAAATTTAAAATCGGTTCTCTTGTTAGAATCTTCAAAGTTGTACGGAGATTGAAAAAACAGAGCATCAAGATTTATAAATTGAGCTCTTTTTATAACGATGAGGAAATTTCTGGTGAATATTATTCTACTGAACTTCAGGCTGTTGATAAATCAGATGAATCCCTCTGGGTTGTAGAGAAAGTTCTGAAAAAGCGTAAAAGGCGAGGAAAGACCGAGTTTTTATGTAAGTTTCAAGGTTGGCCTGATAAGTATAACCAATACATTCCCGAGGAAGACATTCAAACATTATCATGA
- the LOC139515168 gene encoding uncharacterized protein F54H12.2-like yields MALLTSQNNFTEAIPSQLEVFEIPPYQLGVESISYEECRPTSQVTAYNPIEFNLCAQNGLEYIDLRRSKLYVKLRVKHSNGDNIAIDSKVAPVNEFFYALFSQVDCYLQGSLVSSSNTNYSYKCMMKTLLDYGQDAKASQLTSALFYKDRSGHMDSFDTNTGLYERKKLIGNSKSLDMEGMLFHDLFEMDRYLLNMVDVKLKLFRSRPSFCLMSSEDDADYDVVIEDIVVKVCKIKVNPAFIFAHSEALKSTNAKYPYTKTVMKHITLMMGSTYAVLENIFQDVKPKRIIMGLTSTNAVNGDYQLNPWNFQHFDLQQITLYCDGVPVDGIPLKLQFNEDRGATNVAAYVKMFENCGKWGGDAGNEITRSDFNNGYALFCFDLQPHFSDANYLSLVKQGKVRLECHFASPLPETVSLLIVAENSGYFEITENRQIKVEH; encoded by the coding sequence ATGGCTTTACTAACATCACAGAACAACTTCACAGAAGCTATTCCTTCACAATTAGAAGTTTTCGAGATACCTCCATACCAGTTAGGAGTTGAGTCAATTTCGTATGAAGAATGTCGGCCTACATCACAAGTAACAGCCTACAACCCAATAGAATTTAATTTGTGTGCCCAGAACGGACTAGAATACATCGATCTCAGACGGTCGAAACTGTATGTTAAGTTGCGTGTAAAACATAGCAATGGAGACAATATTGCTATAGATTCAAAGGTGGCACCAGTAAATGAATTTTTCTATGCACTTTTTTCTCAAGTCGACTGTTACCTACAAGGTTCACTGGTATCATCAAGTAATACCAACTACTCGTACAAATGCATGATGAAAACGCTACTCGATTATGGACAAGATGCAAAAGCATCACAACTAACGAGTGCGTTGTTTTATAAGGACAGAAGTGGACACATGGACTCATTTGATACTAACACGGGTCTTTACGAAAGGAAAAAACTGATAGGTAATTCTAAGAGCCTTGATATGGAAGGAATGTTGTTTCACGATCTTTTTGAAATGGATCGTTACTTATTAAATATGGTTGACGTAAAATTGAAACTTTTCAGAAGTAGACCGAGTTTCTGTCTAATGTCAAGCGAAGACGATGCGGACTATGATGTTGTCATTGAAGATATTGTCGTTAAAGTGTGTAAAATTAAGGTCAATCCAGCTTTCATTTTTGCTCATTCGGAAGCATTGAAATCAACGAATGCTAAATATCCCTATACAAAAACAGTAATGAAACATATTACTCTTATGATGGGTAGTACGTATGCAGTGTTGGAGAACATTTTCCAAGACGTGAAACCAAAACGAATCATCATGGGTCTAACTTCGACAAACGCCGTGAACGGTGATTATCAACTTAATCCGTGGAATTTTCAACATTTTGACTTGCAACAAATAACTTTGTACTGTGATGGAGTTCCTGTAGATGGaattcctctgaaactacaattCAACGAAGACAGGGGTGCAACAAATGTTGCAGCATAcgttaaaatgtttgaaaactgtGGAAAGTGGGGCGGAGATGCGGGGAATGAAATAACTAGATCGGACTTCAACAATGGATATGCTTTATTCTGTTTTGATTTACAACCTCACTTTTCAGATGCCAACTATCTGTCACTGGTAAAGCAAGGAAAAGTAAGACTTGAATGTCATTTTGCATCACCCTTACCAGAAACTGTCTCTTTACTCATTGTAGCCGAAAACTctggctattttgaaataacGGAAAATCGTCAGATCAAAGTAGAACACTAA